The DNA region AAAATCAACTCCTAGGGTCTCGGGGAGTACTATGACGCTCCAGTCCGGCTCGATGACCCTCTGGAGTATTGGCAGGGTTGACTTGTTCGCGAGCCTCACATTCCCAAACCGATATTTGGTCTCCGTCCACCGCTCGAAGGCGCCCCAGGAGGCTATGAGGAGCTTCATTCTATCTTCACCCACCCCATGGGCATTCCATCGGCAACCCTGCGCGTCTTGGGGAAATCCCTGGAAACGCCCCTGCCTCCGGGCTTTCTGCCCAGTCCGAGCTTCCTCCGTGTGCTTTCCCATTTCTTCTCCTTTCTGAGGAGTATACCCAGGGTCGTTGCTATCCAGCCGCTTCCCCAGCCGAGGCGGAGCTTTCTGCCCTCGGGAAGGGTTTTATAGAAGGAGCTGACGCTGGTCCTATGGGGCCCATGCTTGTGAATTTCATCCAGTTCCGCCTTGATTACCTCACCGTAGAACTCGTCCACGGCCTTCCAGATGAAGTCCTCAAAGACCTCTGATGGCTCGCCGTAGTTTTTGAGGCACTCCCAGAGGAGGCCGTTAAAGTGGTTTCCGTTTAATCTCAGGGTCTCCCCGTCCACGGCCAGCTCGAACTCCACCGTAGTTTTTGGTTTTAGGGCCTCGACCCAGGTGGGAATCTTAACGTCCGCCCCTACTATGTTAACGTGGTAGACCGCGAGGTGCTTTTTCCCGATGGGTTCAGAGTCCCTAACCACAAGGGCGCGCATGGGGTCCCTTTTCGGTTCGTACCTTACGCCTCTATCCTTATCGGGCTCCATGCCAAAGACTATCGCCTCAAGGAGGTCGTCGGCTCTCTTTTTGTCGAACCTTTTCTCCTCTTCGAGCCGTGAGTTGATGTAGTTGAGGTAGTATTCAACCAGATGCGTGTTCCATCCAACGGAGTTTTTCAGTTTTTCAATGTTTTTCCGTTGTTCGTTTTTCCGTTGCTCATTGTTGGCACTTCTCGCAACGTTGCTGAGCACGTCCATGACAGTTGCAGTATCGCCGCACTCCTTCAAAACCCTGTAGAACACCGCGGTTCTTATTGCTCCCTTGATGGACGAGCCCGGGATGTAGGGCTTTCCATTGGATTTTATGAAGTTCTTTATCCTCATGCTCTCCCTGCCAGCTTCTCCGATGAGGGGGAGCGTGTATAGGGTGTAGTCCTTCACGTTGAGGTTGAGGGAATCTATGTAGCCCTTGAAGACGTAGCTGTGGCCGGGAGGGTTCTTCAAGAGGGTTAGAATTTCTTCAAGCGGTATCCCGAGGTTGAGGAGATCCTTCGTGAGCTTTCCGGTGTCGAGGACGAATATCATGCCATCACCTGGATAGATGTCAACGCTTGTGATCTCGCTTCCGTCCCCTATGTGGAGGGGAGAGAGAACTGTAAGCCTCATGGCAATCCCTCCGGGAGCTTGGCTGGAAGGGGAAAACTCAGACCGTAGACGTAGATTCCTTTTCCTCCAACGGTGAGAGTTTCTATCTTCCCGGGGTCGTTGCCGATTATTGAGCCCTCCTCAATGAAGCTAAGCTTTGGCTTCCTGCCCCAGGGGCTCCAGCCACCCTTGCGGAAAAGCCTCCAGAGTAGGGGAGCTTCCGAGGGGAGCGTGTTGGAAAGCGTAACGAAGGCCTCCCCCCCGGGGACACTTATCTCCACGTCCTCAACTTCGATGTCGAACAGGCCGTATCCCCACGTTCCTTTTCCCCCTATGCCCGTATCAGCCAGGTAGCGAAGCGCCGGGAGGATGTAGCCCTTGAGCGTTTCCCCGTCGCCCTGATAGAGGAAGTAGATTCCCGTGTTCGGTTTGAAGCGGATCTCCTCCCAGAAGTAGAGGGCGGAGCTGCTTGTTACCCTGTCGAGGGCCACCTTGGGGAGCTCAACCCTCTTGAAGGGGAGCTCGCCGTACGTAAACTGCTCGAGCCTCAGGGCCTTCTCGAACTCTCCCAAGGGAATGTACTTCGCCCCCTTGAGCCTCTTGAAGTTAGGAATCCCTTTGATCTTCTCTTCGGGAAGTGTGGAAAGCCAGTATTCAGCGCTCAAAGGCTTCGGGAGGAAGAGCTTTTCTCCTTCGTAGGGAAAGGCCGAGCTTATCCTTGCTCCCCTCTGGAACCGCTCTGCAAACTCGTCGATTGCCTCTTTTCCATAGAGTACCCCGACGGCCGTGGCCATTGCCCCAAATAGCGTGTCAGCGTGGGGAATCTCCGTTAGGGGCCCCTTGAGCTTCAGCTTTATGGCCTTGAATTTCATTACTCCGCCCCCAGCGCACTTTTCACCCCCGAGAAGAGGTCGTCGAATTCGGAGAGTATCTCACGGACGCTCTTATCCTTAACGTCTATCCTGATGATATCTTCCTCTTTTCCTGTCCTGTAATAGTCGGCCTTTCTGAACTCAATGTTCTCGAAGAAGAACTTCACCTTTCCATAGCCCCTTGAACCAGAGCCTCCGAGGTAGCTGTCCTCGAGAAGGGCCATCGCCGTGAGGAGGTTTTTGACGTCGTCTTTCCAGTGATTTATATCCTCCACGGTGTAGATTATCTCGAAGTTGAACTCGGTTCCGGCAACAACGCGCTCGTTCGTCCTCGGGTTCGCCTGGGATGTAACTCTGTCTATCCCAACCTCGATTTTTGCTTCCGTTATCTCCTGTCCCTCCTCCCATTTGCGCTTCCATTCCTCGGTGAGGAACGCGTCTCTGACTATCAGCCGCGAGGGGAAGTTGCTACCGTCGCCGCTGGCTCCGAATAACCTGCATACCGGACAGTTGTAGGCCTTCTGGTAGTCCGGACATACGTGAATCCAGCCATTGTTTATCCTCTTGTTGAAGAACTTGCCGCAGTTCTCTCTCCCTTCTTCCCTGCAGCTTCCGGGAGAGTAGCCTTCAAGGCCCTTATACTTTTCCTTCCACTCGTCAAGCTTTGAATTGGTGAGAATTTCGAGCAGGGACCTCAAGCGACCCTTGAGCGAGGAGCCGGGTATGTAGGGAAGGCCGGTAACGGGATCCTTGATAACGGGGTTGTCGATTCCACCTATCTCCCCCACTTCCCTCTGGGCACCTATGTGAAGTCCGGTGACGGCTTTTATTTTTCCGGTGATAACGAGCTTTCCGTTGAACTTTCTGTCCATAACCATCAGTCACCACCCCCGTAGAACTTGTGGTAGGCAACAACGGCCTGGAGGAAGTCGTAAAATACCTCAAACTTCTCGGGCTTCGGGTCATTCATTATAACCTCAAGCATCTGGTCGAGGATTTCGTAGAAGTTTTTCAGGGCTTCCCTCTGGTTTCTGTTCGTCGTTTTTCCAACCGCGTACGCAAGCAGGTACCTCATCCTCACAACGTCATCGACGAAGTCCCTCTCTTTTCCCCTCCGGATGTCGAGGTGTATGCGGCGCGCTATCTCAAGGACTCTCCTTATCTGATTCGTCTTGAGGTTATGGGAGAGGTACTTTCCGAGCTCCATTGCGTTCTGAAGCCTTTCCTGGGCGCTCCATCCAAAGAAGTTCCTGGCGGAGCTCTTTATCTCTTCGATCTTATTATTTCTAGGGGACTGGCCCCTCTGGCCTTGATAACCCCTGTTCCGGGGGTACCCTCCACCTTGGAAGGACTTATACCCCACACCAGTCACCTCCTAACAGCCATCAGCACAACCTTAAACACGCCGTCCACGAAGTATATCTCCTGAGGACGGCCCTCTTTAATGGCCCTAACGTCTATCCCGACAAGTTTCGGGAAGAGGCCTCCAAGTTTGTGCCTCCCGAGGAGGTAGGCCGTTAAATATGCCCACCTGACGCTCGAAGGATCCCTAACGTAGAGCTCCCTGAACTGGAGAATCCTCCAGAGGAGGGCTTTCTTTCCTTCGAGGTCTTTTACTAACTTCCCGTCGCCCGCGTAGACCTTCCTCGCATAGTTCTTCCAGAGCTCCTTGTATTCGTCCCATGTGTAGCTGGCAGGGTGGTTGTCCATTTCCGGCCTCGTCCTCTCGATGATGTAAACCCTGTTCCTCCCCTCGTCCTTGGCAACATTGAGGCGTTCGCTTACGACGTCGGCCATTCTGTAGATGGGGGTCTTTTCATCGAAGTAGCCGAGCGCCATCGAGACCGTCCTTCCATCTCCGGTGTAGGCTTTGAAGGCTTCTCTGATCCTGAAGGCGAGCTCAAAGACCTGATTCCAGGAGCCAACTATGAAGAAATCGTCGCCACCGGCGTAGACCACAACGATGTCCGGCTTATCCGGCCAGGGTTTGAGAGAGGGGACTTCCCCAATGAGGTCTCCATACTTCCCATGGATGACCCCCTTGAGGTAGACCTTGAAGAAGTAGTCCATGAAGCGGGAAGCCGTGGCGAGCTTTGAGAGGCTGTCCATGTTCTTGAAGAACTCGCCAAGATTGTCAACGTCCCCTTTGAGGACTCCTATCCTCTTTGTACCGGAGGAAGCGTCGGCAAGCTCTTCGAAAGTGGCCACCCCGGTCTCGCCCTCCTTGTAGTAGTCGGCCACCGGATAGGGTATGAAGACGGTGTCCTCGGGGATGTCCTTGGGGGCATCGAGGGTGTTCTTGAGGAGGAGGAACTCGCCGACGGGGTTCCCCTTCTCGTGGGGAATGAGATACCTGAAGGGGCCGGTGGTGATGCCTTCTTCCCCGTGGGCCTTCTTGTCAAGGATGAAGCCCTTTAGCTTCGGCAGCTTTTCTCCGAGCTTCGCCAGCTCGTTGCACCTCTTGCAGGCTTTGGCCTCTGGGTCATCC from Thermococcus stetteri includes:
- the csm3 gene encoding type III-A CRISPR-associated RAMP protein Csm3 gives rise to the protein MVMDRKFNGKLVITGKIKAVTGLHIGAQREVGEIGGIDNPVIKDPVTGLPYIPGSSLKGRLRSLLEILTNSKLDEWKEKYKGLEGYSPGSCREEGRENCGKFFNKRINNGWIHVCPDYQKAYNCPVCRLFGASGDGSNFPSRLIVRDAFLTEEWKRKWEEGQEITEAKIEVGIDRVTSQANPRTNERVVAGTEFNFEIIYTVEDINHWKDDVKNLLTAMALLEDSYLGGSGSRGYGKVKFFFENIEFRKADYYRTGKEEDIIRIDVKDKSVREILSEFDDLFSGVKSALGAE
- the csm2 gene encoding type III-A CRISPR-associated protein Csm2; protein product: MGYKSFQGGGYPRNRGYQGQRGQSPRNNKIEEIKSSARNFFGWSAQERLQNAMELGKYLSHNLKTNQIRRVLEIARRIHLDIRRGKERDFVDDVVRMRYLLAYAVGKTTNRNQREALKNFYEILDQMLEVIMNDPKPEKFEVFYDFLQAVVAYHKFYGGGD
- the csm5 gene encoding type III-A CRISPR-associated RAMP protein Csm5: MRLTVLSPLHIGDGSEITSVDIYPGDGMIFVLDTGKLTKDLLNLGIPLEEILTLLKNPPGHSYVFKGYIDSLNLNVKDYTLYTLPLIGEAGRESMRIKNFIKSNGKPYIPGSSIKGAIRTAVFYRVLKECGDTATVMDVLSNVARSANNEQRKNEQRKNIEKLKNSVGWNTHLVEYYLNYINSRLEEEKRFDKKRADDLLEAIVFGMEPDKDRGVRYEPKRDPMRALVVRDSEPIGKKHLAVYHVNIVGADVKIPTWVEALKPKTTVEFELAVDGETLRLNGNHFNGLLWECLKNYGEPSEVFEDFIWKAVDEFYGEVIKAELDEIHKHGPHRTSVSSFYKTLPEGRKLRLGWGSGWIATTLGILLRKEKKWESTRRKLGLGRKPGGRGVSRDFPKTRRVADGMPMGWVKIE
- the csm4 gene encoding type III-A CRISPR-associated RAMP protein Csm4, giving the protein MKFKAIKLKLKGPLTEIPHADTLFGAMATAVGVLYGKEAIDEFAERFQRGARISSAFPYEGEKLFLPKPLSAEYWLSTLPEEKIKGIPNFKRLKGAKYIPLGEFEKALRLEQFTYGELPFKRVELPKVALDRVTSSSALYFWEEIRFKPNTGIYFLYQGDGETLKGYILPALRYLADTGIGGKGTWGYGLFDIEVEDVEISVPGGEAFVTLSNTLPSEAPLLWRLFRKGGWSPWGRKPKLSFIEEGSIIGNDPGKIETLTVGGKGIYVYGLSFPLPAKLPEGLP